One segment of Castanea sativa cultivar Marrone di Chiusa Pesio chromosome 3, ASM4071231v1 DNA contains the following:
- the LOC142627825 gene encoding anaphase-promoting complex subunit 11-like codes for CASLWHAVASWTWDAQDETCGICRMAFDGCCPDCKLSGDDCPLIWSACNHAFYLQCILKWVSSQSSQAHCPMCRREWQFKE; via the exons TGCGCTTCGTT ATGGCATGCTGTTGCTTCTTGGACTTGGGATGCCCAGGATGAAACATGTGGGATTTGTAGGATGGCCTTTGATGGCTGTTGTCCAGATTGTAAGCTCTCTGGGGATGATTGCCCACTAA TTTGGAGTGCATGCAACCATGCATTCTATCTCCAGTGCATCCTAAAATGGGTGAGTTCACAGAGCTCTCAAGCACATTGCCCCATGTGCCGTAGGGAATGGCAGTTCAAAGAATAA